In a single window of the Thiohalophilus sp. genome:
- a CDS encoding FixH family protein codes for MAYTAVENNPPPWYRQFWPWALIALPGAAVIASIATLIIAMQNPDGLVVDDYYKQGLAINQTLARDRHARFLDLQASGRIGADGRVQLVLSGKQPVAADRLRLRLLHPTRANQDQLLWLVAGEAPDRYRGRLETPQAGHWHLLLEPEQGSWRLIGRLEWPGEGRIELAPAQGTGE; via the coding sequence ATGGCTTACACGGCTGTCGAAAATAACCCGCCACCCTGGTATCGGCAGTTCTGGCCCTGGGCCCTGATCGCCCTGCCGGGCGCGGCGGTCATCGCCAGTATTGCGACCCTGATCATTGCCATGCAGAACCCCGATGGGCTGGTGGTGGATGACTATTACAAACAGGGGCTGGCGATTAATCAGACCCTCGCCCGGGATCGCCACGCCCGTTTTCTGGATCTGCAGGCGAGCGGGCGGATCGGCGCGGACGGCCGGGTACAGCTGGTATTGAGCGGCAAGCAACCGGTTGCGGCGGACAGACTCCGCCTGCGCCTGCTTCATCCCACCCGGGCCAATCAGGACCAGTTGCTCTGGTTGGTGGCGGGGGAAGCGCCCGACCGTTATCGCGGCCGGCTGGAGACGCCGCAGGCGGGACACTGGCATCTGTTGCTGGAGCCGGAACAGGGGAGCTGGCGCCTGATTGGGCGGCTGGAATGGCCCGGCGAGGGGCGGATCGAGCTTGCGCCCGCTCAAGGCACAGGCGAATAA
- the rhlB gene encoding ATP-dependent RNA helicase RhlB → MSDTHLSDTRFDSLDLPAPLLQGIEEAGFSYCTPVQAETLPLALAGRDVSGQAQTGTGKTAAFLIALFTHLLRHPADAQRKPNQPRALILAPTRELAVQIHKDAELLNKHLNMRLGLAYGGTGYESQRQQLEAGVDVLIGTPGRIIDYFKQKVFDLHAIQVMILDEADRMFDLGFIKDIRFLLRRLPEADRRLNLLFSATLSHRVKELAYEHMNNPEAVEIEPEQITAEQVVESVYYPAKEEKISLLLGILTNQHVERALIFVNTKRVGEKIADYLRGNDQAAALLTGDVPQKQRLNLLRQFSDGELNLLVATDVAARGLHIPAVSHVINFDLPQDAEDYVHRIGRTARAGATGEAISFACDEYVFSLPDIEAYIGHKIPVAPMDPQLLIKPNPPQRDPNARPPRKKTAQGRRRPGQGGQRRGGNAR, encoded by the coding sequence ATGAGTGATACACATCTGTCCGACACCCGCTTCGACAGCCTGGATCTGCCCGCCCCGCTGCTGCAAGGCATTGAAGAGGCGGGCTTTTCATACTGCACCCCGGTTCAGGCCGAGACCCTGCCCCTCGCCCTCGCGGGCAGGGATGTCTCCGGTCAGGCCCAGACCGGCACCGGCAAGACCGCGGCGTTTCTGATCGCCCTGTTTACCCATCTGCTGCGCCATCCCGCCGACGCCCAGCGCAAGCCCAACCAGCCCCGCGCGCTGATCCTGGCTCCGACCCGCGAACTGGCGGTGCAGATCCACAAGGACGCCGAACTGCTCAATAAACACCTGAACATGCGGCTGGGCCTGGCTTACGGGGGCACCGGCTACGAGAGCCAGCGCCAGCAGCTGGAAGCCGGGGTCGATGTCCTGATCGGCACCCCCGGGCGGATCATCGATTATTTCAAGCAGAAGGTGTTCGATCTGCACGCCATCCAGGTGATGATTCTGGATGAGGCCGATCGCATGTTCGATCTCGGCTTCATCAAGGATATTCGCTTTTTGCTGCGCCGCCTGCCCGAGGCCGACCGGCGGCTGAACCTGCTGTTCTCCGCCACGCTCTCACACCGGGTCAAGGAGCTGGCCTATGAACACATGAACAACCCCGAAGCGGTGGAGATCGAGCCGGAGCAGATCACCGCCGAGCAGGTGGTCGAAAGCGTCTATTACCCCGCCAAGGAAGAGAAGATCAGTCTGCTGCTGGGCATCCTCACCAATCAGCACGTCGAGCGTGCGCTGATCTTCGTCAACACCAAACGGGTGGGGGAGAAGATCGCCGACTACCTGCGCGGCAACGACCAGGCCGCCGCGCTGCTGACCGGCGATGTACCGCAAAAACAGCGCCTCAATCTGCTGCGTCAGTTCAGTGACGGGGAGCTCAACCTGCTGGTGGCCACCGATGTGGCCGCCCGCGGTCTGCACATTCCGGCGGTCAGCCATGTCATCAACTTCGATCTGCCGCAGGACGCCGAAGACTATGTGCATCGCATCGGCCGCACGGCCCGCGCCGGCGCCACGGGCGAGGCGATCAGCTTCGCCTGTGATGAGTATGTCTTCTCACTGCCGGATATTGAGGCGTACATCGGCCACAAGATCCCCGTGGCCCCGATGGATCCGCAGTTACTGATCAAACCCAACCCCCCACAACGGGATCCCAACGCCCGGCCGCCCCGCAAAAAAACCGCACAGGGCCGGCGGCGCCCCGGGCAGGGTGGCCAACGGCGCGGTGGCAATGCCCGGTAA
- the trxA gene encoding thioredoxin TrxA, translated as MSDKIVYVTDATFEDEVLKAEEPVLVDYWADWCGPCKMIAPILDEIADEYAGKIKVAKLNIDENPGTPPKFGIRGIPTLMLFKGGNVEATKVGAVSKSQLTAFIDSNL; from the coding sequence TTGAGCGACAAGATCGTTTACGTCACAGACGCCACGTTTGAAGATGAAGTTCTCAAAGCGGAAGAGCCGGTGCTGGTCGATTACTGGGCAGACTGGTGCGGTCCCTGCAAAATGATTGCGCCGATTCTGGATGAGATTGCCGATGAATATGCCGGCAAGATCAAGGTCGCCAAACTCAATATTGATGAAAATCCCGGGACCCCGCCCAAGTTCGGGATTCGCGGTATTCCGACCCTGATGTTGTTCAAAGGCGGCAATGTCGAGGCGACCAAGGTAGGCGCGGTTTCCAAGTCCCAGCTGACCGCGTTCATCGACAGCAACCTGTGA